In Kaistia defluvii, one genomic interval encodes:
- a CDS encoding ATP-binding cassette domain-containing protein, whose translation MFADTLAFIETASRTAPRDLPASRPAPFEVTNEAAPGTRGMGLWIRGLVKAFDGAPVIRGINLEIPAGQSIAIVGKSGCGKSTLLRLIMGLETPTSGTITRLGEASRESARFIFQEPRLLPWATVANNVAIGLGRAGTAKTRREAALKALAEVGLDGRADAWPSVLSGGQKQRVALARALVSRPRLLALDEPLGALDALTRISMQGLVERVWRAQRFTSILVTHDVSEAIALADRILLIEDGRIALDLAVPLAWPRQRGTPTFASLEKTVLDRLFGGFEGGAAI comes from the coding sequence ATGTTCGCCGATACGCTCGCCTTCATCGAGACCGCCAGCCGCACGGCGCCGCGCGACCTGCCGGCCTCCCGCCCGGCCCCGTTCGAGGTCACCAACGAGGCGGCTCCCGGCACGCGCGGCATGGGGCTTTGGATCCGCGGGCTGGTAAAGGCCTTCGACGGCGCGCCGGTGATCCGAGGCATCAACCTTGAGATTCCCGCCGGCCAGTCGATCGCAATCGTGGGAAAGAGCGGCTGTGGCAAGAGCACGCTGCTGCGCCTGATCATGGGCCTGGAAACGCCGACCAGCGGCACGATCACCCGGCTCGGCGAGGCATCACGGGAATCCGCCCGCTTCATCTTCCAGGAGCCGCGCCTGCTTCCCTGGGCGACCGTCGCGAACAATGTCGCTATCGGCCTCGGCCGGGCCGGCACGGCCAAGACCCGTCGCGAGGCGGCGTTGAAGGCGCTGGCCGAAGTCGGCCTCGACGGCCGCGCCGACGCCTGGCCCTCCGTGCTTTCCGGCGGCCAGAAGCAGCGCGTGGCGCTCGCCCGCGCGCTGGTCTCGCGGCCGCGCCTGCTCGCCCTCGACGAGCCGCTCGGCGCGCTCGATGCGCTGACGCGGATTTCGATGCAGGGGCTGGTCGAGCGCGTCTGGCGGGCGCAGCGTTTCACCTCCATCCTCGTCACCCACGACGTCTCCGAGGCGATCGCGCTGGCCGACCGCATCCTGCTGATCGAGGATGGCCGCATCGCGCTCGATCTCGCCGTGCCGCTGGCCTGGCCGCGCCAGCGCGGAACGCCAACCTTTGCCAGCCTGGAAAAGACCGTTCTCGACCGGCTTTTCGGCGGCTTCGAAGGTGGTGCAGCGATCTGA
- a CDS encoding ABC transporter permease subunit — protein sequence MTIPRALIGWILPVVVLIVWELLARIGFIPENVLPAPTAVGVALWRVLQSGELVENIRVSFWRASVGFLIGGAVGFAFGLANGLSRFSEALTDTTLQMVRNVPHLALIPLVILWFGIDEQAKLFLVALGVFFPIYINTLAGIRSVDPQLVEMGKTYGMNGNDLFWKVILPGALPSIFVGVRFGLGIMWLTLIVAETIAASSGIGHMAMQAREFMMTDVVVLTILIYALLGKLADTTARILERRTLAWNPAFQNV from the coding sequence ATGACGATCCCGCGCGCGCTCATCGGCTGGATCCTGCCGGTGGTGGTCCTGATCGTCTGGGAACTCCTCGCCCGCATCGGCTTCATTCCGGAGAACGTGCTGCCGGCGCCGACCGCGGTCGGCGTGGCGCTCTGGCGCGTGCTGCAATCGGGCGAACTGGTCGAGAACATCCGGGTCAGCTTCTGGCGCGCCAGCGTCGGTTTTCTCATCGGCGGGGCGGTCGGCTTCGCCTTCGGGCTCGCCAACGGCCTCTCCCGCTTCAGCGAAGCGCTGACCGACACAACGCTGCAGATGGTGCGCAACGTGCCGCATCTGGCGCTGATCCCGCTGGTCATCCTGTGGTTCGGCATCGACGAGCAGGCCAAGCTCTTCCTCGTCGCACTCGGCGTGTTCTTCCCGATCTACATCAACACGCTGGCCGGCATCCGCTCCGTCGACCCTCAACTGGTCGAGATGGGCAAGACCTACGGCATGAACGGCAACGACCTGTTCTGGAAGGTGATCCTGCCGGGCGCCCTGCCCTCGATCTTCGTCGGCGTGCGCTTCGGCCTCGGCATCATGTGGCTGACCCTGATCGTCGCCGAAACGATCGCCGCCTCCTCCGGCATCGGCCATATGGCGATGCAAGCGCGCGAGTTCATGATGACCGACGTCGTCGTGCTGACGATCCTGATCTATGCGCTGCTCGGCAAGCTCGCGGACACCACGGCCCGGATCCTGGAACGGCGGACGCTCGCCTGGAATCCGGCCTTCCAGAATGTTTGA
- the ssuD gene encoding FMNH2-dependent alkanesulfonate monooxygenase, translated as MTVTTDPLNFFWFIPTYGDGTYLGSETQQRPPEFGYFKEIAHAVDRLGFGGVLLPTGQACEESWVTAAGLATVTEKLKFLVALRPGVVQPAYAARQTAALDRLSNGRLLLNVVVGGNPVELAGDGVFLPHDQRYEQAAEFLRIWSGLVSGERVDFSGKHYRVEKGRLDFPPVQNPPPLYFGGSSEAGIDLAAEQCELYLTWGEPLEAVAAKIETARARAASHGRKLRFGIRLHFIVRETEAEAWAAADRLISRISDEQIEIAYKRFTKEMDSVGQRRMAELHGGRRDKLLVAPNLWAGVGLVRGGAGTALVGTPRQVAERLREYQALGIDTVIGSGYPHLEESYRVAELLFPELGINVARRGVSRAIQNEFGVDETARKLASAS; from the coding sequence ATGACCGTCACCACCGATCCGCTCAACTTCTTCTGGTTCATCCCGACCTATGGCGATGGCACCTATCTCGGCTCCGAGACGCAGCAGCGGCCGCCCGAGTTCGGCTATTTCAAGGAGATCGCCCACGCGGTCGATCGCCTCGGCTTCGGCGGCGTGCTGCTGCCGACCGGGCAGGCCTGCGAGGAAAGCTGGGTAACGGCGGCCGGTCTCGCGACGGTGACGGAAAAGCTCAAATTCCTCGTGGCTCTGCGCCCCGGCGTGGTCCAGCCCGCCTATGCAGCGCGGCAGACTGCGGCGCTCGACCGCCTCTCCAACGGCAGGCTGCTGCTCAACGTCGTGGTGGGCGGCAACCCGGTCGAGTTGGCCGGTGACGGCGTGTTCCTGCCGCATGACCAGCGCTACGAGCAGGCGGCCGAATTCCTCAGGATCTGGAGCGGCCTCGTCTCCGGCGAGCGGGTCGATTTTTCCGGCAAGCATTACCGCGTCGAAAAGGGCCGGCTCGACTTTCCACCCGTGCAGAACCCGCCGCCGCTCTATTTCGGCGGCTCGTCGGAAGCCGGCATCGATCTCGCCGCCGAGCAGTGCGAGCTTTACCTCACCTGGGGCGAGCCGCTCGAGGCCGTCGCCGCCAAGATCGAGACGGCCCGCGCCCGCGCGGCGAGCCATGGCCGCAAACTGCGCTTCGGCATCCGCCTGCATTTCATCGTCCGCGAGACCGAGGCCGAGGCCTGGGCCGCCGCCGACAGGCTGATCAGCCGGATCTCCGACGAGCAGATCGAGATCGCATACAAGCGCTTCACCAAGGAAATGGATTCGGTCGGCCAGCGCCGGATGGCGGAACTGCATGGCGGCCGGCGCGACAAGCTGCTGGTCGCGCCCAACCTCTGGGCCGGCGTCGGCCTGGTGCGCGGCGGCGCCGGCACGGCCCTGGTCGGCACGCCGCGCCAGGTGGCGGAACGGCTGCGCGAATATCAGGCGCTCGGCATCGACACGGTGATCGGCTCCGGCTATCCGCATCTGGAGGAATCCTACCGGGTGGCCGAACTGCTGTTCCCCGAGCTCGGCATCAACGTGGCACGGCGCGGCGTCAGCCGGGCGATCCAGAACGAGTTTGGCGTCGACGAGACGGCGCGCAAGCTCGCCTCGGCCTCGTGA
- a CDS encoding aliphatic sulfonate ABC transporter substrate-binding protein, with translation MLTRRHFGLLAGTGLVGLAATTLAGRTASAETAKTLRIGYQKAGLLAVARREKTIEKRLEADGVAVTWVEFAAGPPLLEALNVGAIDFGWTGDAPPIFAQAAGANLVYVGAAPSNGKGEAIIVKDGSPVKAVADLKGKKIAVTKGSSAHNLLVAALEKAGIAFADITPVYLSPADAAAAFASDSVDAWSIWDPFLALAEARQPVRLLTTTADTIAVNTYLLANKTFAGANPAIVTKTITGLGDTADWANAHRGDVAAALTEITGVPSGPQTVAVERAVYGILPLTDAIVAGQQVTADRFFKLGLIPKQITVSEAVWSAPKA, from the coding sequence ATGCTCACACGCCGTCATTTCGGACTTCTCGCCGGCACCGGCCTGGTCGGCCTCGCTGCCACGACCCTCGCGGGACGCACCGCCTCGGCTGAAACGGCCAAGACGCTGCGGATCGGCTACCAGAAGGCGGGGCTGCTCGCCGTCGCGCGGCGCGAGAAAACGATCGAGAAGCGGCTCGAGGCCGATGGCGTTGCTGTCACCTGGGTGGAATTCGCCGCCGGGCCGCCGCTGCTGGAGGCGCTCAATGTCGGCGCCATCGATTTCGGCTGGACCGGCGACGCCCCGCCGATCTTCGCGCAGGCCGCCGGCGCCAATCTCGTCTATGTCGGCGCCGCCCCCTCCAACGGCAAGGGCGAGGCAATCATCGTCAAGGACGGCTCGCCGGTGAAGGCGGTCGCCGACCTCAAGGGCAAGAAGATAGCCGTCACCAAGGGCTCCAGCGCGCACAACCTTCTGGTCGCCGCGCTGGAAAAGGCGGGCATCGCCTTTGCCGACATCACCCCGGTTTACCTCTCGCCCGCCGACGCCGCCGCTGCCTTTGCCAGCGACAGCGTCGATGCCTGGTCGATCTGGGATCCCTTCCTGGCGCTGGCCGAGGCGCGCCAGCCGGTTCGCCTGCTGACGACGACGGCCGATACCATCGCGGTCAACACCTACCTGCTCGCCAACAAGACCTTCGCCGGCGCCAATCCCGCCATCGTCACCAAGACGATCACGGGCCTCGGCGACACCGCCGACTGGGCCAATGCCCATCGCGGCGACGTGGCCGCGGCGCTGACCGAGATCACCGGCGTGCCGAGCGGCCCGCAGACGGTGGCGGTCGAGCGCGCCGTCTACGGCATCCTGCCGCTGACCGACGCGATCGTCGCCGGCCAGCAGGTGACCGCCGACCGCTTCTTCAAGCTCGGCCTGATCCCCAAGCAGATCACCGTCTCCGAAGCCGTCTGGAGCGCACCGAAGGCTTGA
- a CDS encoding thermonuclease family protein, with amino-acid sequence MDGPDHLGEPVRTALAVLCLAAMLGLAYIVTSQIGGLDRKELAGLMGAPAPGTVSPAKEEPDPTDADPFDGQAVDEDKPLSAATPASPTMPPPQPQTASETIPEPPPLEPTEPVARATRNVTAPGMTPAPSGTGPLEREALPKKAPTPPRWKAYAPVVVEEAGLLDIGPRKVRLAGINTPTADRLCSPPASDGTEARVACSHLALVALRRRIRAFGVECRISANETADPVVAPCRIGPTDLALWLVEQGWAQAAKQAPEGYVAAEKEARCARRGVWREVETPPDCLQN; translated from the coding sequence ATGGATGGCCCGGATCATCTGGGCGAGCCAGTGAGGACGGCGCTCGCCGTGCTCTGCCTCGCCGCGATGCTCGGCCTCGCCTATATCGTCACTTCCCAGATCGGCGGCCTCGACCGAAAGGAACTTGCGGGGCTGATGGGCGCGCCCGCTCCCGGAACAGTTTCGCCCGCGAAGGAGGAACCAGACCCGACGGACGCCGATCCATTCGACGGCCAGGCTGTCGACGAGGACAAGCCTTTGAGCGCCGCCACGCCGGCGTCTCCGACGATGCCGCCGCCCCAGCCGCAAACGGCCAGCGAGACCATCCCGGAACCGCCCCCGCTGGAACCGACCGAGCCTGTCGCGCGCGCGACGCGAAATGTCACCGCGCCGGGCATGACCCCGGCGCCTTCGGGCACCGGCCCGCTCGAACGCGAGGCGCTGCCGAAAAAGGCGCCGACGCCGCCGCGCTGGAAAGCCTATGCGCCGGTGGTGGTGGAGGAAGCCGGGCTGCTCGATATCGGCCCGCGCAAGGTGCGGCTCGCCGGGATCAACACGCCCACCGCCGACCGGCTCTGCAGCCCGCCCGCCAGCGATGGTACTGAGGCCAGGGTGGCCTGCTCTCATCTGGCGCTGGTGGCGCTCCGCCGGCGGATTCGCGCGTTTGGGGTCGAATGCCGGATTTCCGCCAACGAGACAGCCGATCCGGTCGTTGCGCCTTGCCGCATCGGCCCGACCGACCTTGCGCTCTGGCTGGTCGAACAGGGCTGGGCGCAGGCGGCGAAGCAAGCGCCCGAGGGCTATGTCGCCGCCGAGAAGGAAGCGCGCTGCGCCAGGCGTGGTGTATGGCGGGAAGTCGAGACGCCGCCCGATTGCCTGCAGAACTAG
- a CDS encoding S24 family peptidase, with translation MLSHERIWAAIDRLAARNALTTSGLARKAGLDPTTFNRSKRIAGDGRLRWPSTESISKILDATGEPLDGFMELIAARRTTPPEQAGPFRHVPLLGFAQAGAGGYFDDGGFPVGQGWDEVAIPQTNATEGVYALEVSGESMMPLYRAGDIIIVSPTATCRPGDRVVVRTQGGEVMAKVLARRTTKVVELISLNPEHPNREIAAREIEWMARIIWASQ, from the coding sequence ATGTTGTCGCACGAGCGGATCTGGGCGGCGATCGATCGCCTGGCCGCCCGCAATGCCCTGACGACCTCGGGCCTTGCGCGCAAGGCCGGTCTCGACCCGACGACCTTCAACCGTTCCAAGCGGATCGCTGGCGACGGCCGGTTGCGCTGGCCCTCGACCGAGAGCATCTCCAAGATCCTCGACGCCACCGGCGAACCGCTCGACGGCTTCATGGAACTGATCGCGGCCAGGCGAACCACGCCGCCGGAGCAAGCCGGCCCCTTCCGCCATGTGCCGCTACTGGGTTTCGCCCAGGCCGGCGCAGGCGGCTATTTCGACGATGGCGGTTTCCCGGTCGGCCAGGGCTGGGACGAGGTCGCCATTCCGCAGACCAACGCCACCGAAGGCGTCTATGCGCTGGAGGTCTCGGGCGAATCGATGATGCCGCTCTATCGCGCCGGCGACATCATCATCGTCTCGCCGACCGCGACCTGCCGTCCCGGTGACCGCGTCGTCGTGCGCACCCAGGGCGGCGAGGTGATGGCCAAGGTGCTGGCGCGGCGGACGACCAAGGTCGTCGAACTCATCTCCCTCAATCCCGAGCACCCCAATCGCGAGATCGCCGCGCGGGAGATCGAATGGATGGCCCGGATCATCTGGGCGAGCCAGTGA